In Dyadobacter subterraneus, a single genomic region encodes these proteins:
- a CDS encoding class I SAM-dependent DNA methyltransferase — protein sequence MEKPTKSLDAEFFNEMYQRNEDPWDFENSPYEREKYEATLRAIPNPVYDNAFEIGCSNGVLSEKLARRCKHLLAVDASEIATENARKRLVDFQSVEVREMIVPNNFPNENFDLILFSEVGYFLSREDLAITKDKMINALLPKGHLLMVHWTPIVEEFPLTGDEVHELFIESAGNEKSDPLIHLYGRREDQYRLDLFEKKPEL from the coding sequence ATGGAAAAGCCGACCAAATCCCTTGATGCAGAGTTTTTTAACGAAATGTATCAACGAAATGAAGATCCATGGGATTTTGAAAACAGTCCTTATGAACGGGAAAAATACGAGGCTACGCTTCGCGCAATTCCCAATCCTGTTTATGATAACGCATTTGAAATCGGATGTTCAAATGGTGTATTGAGTGAAAAACTGGCCAGGCGATGTAAACATTTGCTGGCCGTTGATGCAAGTGAAATTGCAACAGAAAATGCCAGAAAAAGATTGGTAGATTTCCAGTCTGTTGAAGTCAGGGAAATGATTGTTCCTAATAACTTTCCAAATGAAAATTTTGATTTGATACTATTTTCGGAAGTTGGTTATTTTTTAAGCAGGGAGGATCTGGCGATTACAAAAGATAAAATGATTAATGCTCTTTTACCAAAAGGTCATTTACTGATGGTTCATTGGACACCGATTGTAGAAGAATTTCCTTTAACAGGGGATGAGGTGCATGAGCTTTTTATTGAATCAGCGGGAAATGAAAAATCAGATCCTTTGATACACCTCTACGGAAGAAGGGAAGATCAGTATCGTTTGGATTTATTTGAAAAAAAACCGGAACTGTAA
- a CDS encoding efflux RND transporter periplasmic adaptor subunit, whose translation MNRKTNIYLNILLAFVTVQILLSCKNTSENETEEQEKPKTEEKVGESENKEVALTQAQYDASDIVLGTFESKNLSEVINANGYTKLPPQNQADVSVFMAGIVKSIRVIEGEFVKAGQTIATLESPEFTRLQESFLISKSNTEFLAAEFERQKTLSDENVNAKKAFQKTKADYETEKARYNSLQKQLSMLHISGSGSGNIVSIVSVTAPISGYITEVNVKIGSNVQPGTSLFSIVDNTKMHVDLLVYEKDLQKVKPDQTVRFVLTNQDNTEIRGKIFSVGKAFENETKSVAVHADILNDKQILIPGMYVNALIDIGKNKVNALPVDAVIKADGREFIFILEDEQVTKAKKETDEKLYHFQRIEVKSGTTQLGYIQVTPLQVLEKNAKIVLKGSYYIQSHLLKSDGGGGHEH comes from the coding sequence ATGAACAGAAAAACCAATATATATTTAAATATTTTGCTGGCATTTGTGACAGTACAGATTCTGCTTTCTTGTAAAAATACCTCGGAAAATGAGACTGAGGAACAGGAAAAACCTAAGACTGAGGAAAAAGTTGGAGAATCAGAAAATAAGGAAGTCGCACTGACACAGGCGCAATATGACGCATCAGATATTGTGCTGGGCACCTTTGAAAGTAAAAATCTTAGTGAGGTAATTAATGCCAATGGTTATACCAAATTGCCACCTCAGAATCAGGCAGATGTTTCCGTTTTTATGGCTGGAATTGTTAAATCGATCAGGGTTATTGAAGGTGAATTTGTGAAAGCCGGACAAACCATTGCAACGCTGGAAAGTCCGGAATTTACAAGGCTCCAGGAATCTTTCCTTATTTCAAAAAGCAATACTGAATTTTTAGCAGCGGAATTTGAAAGACAAAAAACGTTGTCGGATGAGAATGTGAATGCAAAAAAAGCTTTTCAAAAAACAAAGGCGGATTATGAAACGGAAAAGGCACGTTACAATTCGCTTCAGAAACAACTGAGCATGTTACACATTAGTGGATCAGGTTCAGGAAATATTGTTTCAATAGTATCTGTCACAGCTCCGATTTCAGGATATATAACAGAGGTAAATGTCAAGATCGGAAGTAATGTTCAGCCCGGGACTTCATTGTTCAGTATTGTGGATAATACCAAAATGCACGTTGATTTGCTTGTTTATGAAAAAGATCTGCAAAAGGTAAAACCGGATCAGACGGTCCGTTTTGTACTTACCAATCAGGATAATACAGAAATTCGGGGCAAGATTTTTAGTGTTGGAAAAGCATTCGAAAATGAAACGAAATCTGTTGCCGTTCATGCAGACATATTAAATGACAAACAAATACTGATTCCTGGTATGTATGTGAATGCACTTATTGACATTGGTAAAAATAAGGTAAACGCTTTGCCGGTTGATGCTGTGATCAAAGCAGATGGACGGGAATTCATTTTTATATTGGAAGATGAGCAAGTTACTAAGGCGAAAAAAGAAACGGACGAGAAGCTGTATCATTTTCAGCGTATTGAAGTGAAATCCGGAACAACGCAGCTGGGGTATATTCAGGTTACTCCTTTGCAGGTTTTGGAAAAGAATGCCAAAATTGTCTTGAAAGGGTCTTATTATATTCAAAGTCATCTTTTAAAAAGTGACGGAGGTGGAGGACATGAACATTAA
- a CDS encoding glycosyltransferase — protein sequence MTRFSEFSAVYYLEEPIFGSYENSFISFSERLPNLWVCVPHLRHGLDKVEVNRELKSLLNIFFVNRDTKDFMFWYYTPMALEFSYKIVPGLTVYDCMDELSAFKFAPDDLKDLERRLFNKADVVFTGGQSLYEAKKHQHYNIHPFQSSIDKKHFAKARSREVEPADQAAVDGPKLGFYGVIDERFDTDLIKNIADARPDWQIMLIGPVVKIDPAGLPKNKNIHYLGSKKYEELPLYLSGWDVALVPFLLNESTRFISPTKTPEYLAGGKPVVSSAIRDVVTPYAKNKLVSIGVDADDFIVAIEALLASPENEAWLTKVDEFLANNCWDNTFRSMMEIMTSTFESKTAQVSLAGE from the coding sequence ATGACGCGATTTTCTGAGTTTTCAGCAGTTTATTATCTTGAAGAACCCATATTCGGATCGTATGAAAATTCTTTTATCAGCTTTTCAGAAAGGCTTCCCAATCTTTGGGTTTGTGTTCCCCATTTACGTCATGGATTGGATAAAGTGGAAGTTAACAGAGAACTCAAATCTCTGTTAAATATATTTTTTGTTAATCGGGACACCAAGGATTTCATGTTCTGGTATTATACTCCGATGGCGCTTGAATTTTCGTACAAGATTGTTCCCGGACTGACGGTTTATGATTGTATGGATGAGTTGTCGGCTTTTAAATTTGCTCCCGACGATTTAAAGGATTTGGAGAGAAGGCTTTTCAACAAAGCGGACGTAGTATTTACCGGTGGACAATCACTTTACGAGGCAAAAAAACACCAGCATTATAACATTCATCCGTTTCAAAGCAGTATAGATAAAAAGCATTTTGCAAAAGCAAGATCCCGGGAAGTTGAACCGGCTGATCAGGCTGCCGTTGATGGGCCAAAATTGGGCTTTTATGGCGTAATTGACGAACGTTTTGATACAGATCTGATCAAAAATATTGCTGATGCGCGCCCAGACTGGCAGATTATGCTTATTGGGCCGGTTGTCAAAATTGATCCTGCCGGACTGCCAAAGAATAAGAACATTCATTATTTGGGATCGAAAAAATACGAAGAACTTCCGCTTTATTTATCGGGCTGGGATGTGGCTTTGGTGCCTTTTTTACTCAATGAATCCACCCGGTTTATAAGCCCTACCAAAACGCCGGAATATCTTGCAGGTGGCAAGCCGGTAGTTTCTTCGGCAATCCGGGATGTTGTAACGCCTTATGCTAAAAATAAACTTGTTTCCATAGGAGTGGATGCGGATGATTTTATTGTCGCTATTGAAGCATTATTAGCCAGCCCGGAAAATGAAGCCTGGCTTACCAAGGTGGATGAGTTTTTGGCAAATAATTGCTGGGACAATACTTTCCGTTCGATGATGGAGATTATGACCAGTACTTTTGAAAGTAAAACAGCGCAGGTTTCACTTGCGGGTGAATAG
- a CDS encoding PIG-L deacetylase family protein, with the protein MDQISELHSHIGKMKSVNVEEFGSSLIVAPHPDDETLGCGGTVALMRKNGIPVHFLFISDGSMSHPNSKKYPAKKLTKVREKEAKEAVLTLGGEVDHMEFLRLKDTQVPHENDNQFQETVDKIVKIMDDLKPQTVFVPWQKDPHRDHQATWKIMSEAVNQTKTKPRFIEYPIWLWELGNPEDMELLDRMKKFTVNIEDTLEMKNKALAAHTSQVTHMIDDDPEGFMLTPEVIAHFDIPRELFFESAIK; encoded by the coding sequence ATGGATCAGATATCAGAATTGCATAGCCATATTGGCAAAATGAAAAGTGTAAATGTGGAGGAATTTGGATCCAGTTTAATTGTTGCACCTCACCCGGATGACGAAACGCTCGGATGCGGAGGGACAGTTGCCCTGATGCGGAAAAATGGAATTCCGGTTCATTTTTTGTTTATCAGTGACGGAAGTATGTCACATCCCAACTCAAAGAAATATCCTGCGAAAAAGTTAACAAAAGTTAGGGAAAAAGAAGCAAAAGAAGCTGTATTAACGCTTGGCGGAGAAGTTGACCACATGGAGTTTTTACGGTTAAAAGATACACAGGTACCGCATGAAAACGATAATCAGTTTCAGGAAACGGTGGATAAGATTGTAAAAATAATGGATGATCTAAAACCGCAAACGGTATTTGTTCCGTGGCAAAAAGATCCGCATCGTGACCATCAGGCAACCTGGAAAATTATGTCCGAAGCTGTAAATCAGACAAAAACGAAACCGAGATTTATTGAATATCCGATTTGGCTATGGGAGCTTGGAAATCCTGAAGACATGGAATTGCTGGATCGTATGAAAAAATTTACGGTCAATATTGAGGATACATTGGAAATGAAAAACAAAGCGCTGGCAGCGCACACTTCGCAGGTTACGCATATGATTGATGATGATCCGGAGGGTTTTATGCTGACGCCGGAAGTGATTGCTCATTTTGATATTCCGAGGGAATTATTCTTCGAATCTGCTATAAAATAA
- a CDS encoding DPP IV N-terminal domain-containing protein has product MCKKLNLLKIFFLLLIFTESKAIVSDSIHITLTEGTNMAIALSPDKKSIAMDIQGTIWLLPVGGGKAIALTDALGDCRQPTWSADGNQIAFQSYRDGNFHIWKINKDGSGLTQLTFGVYHDREPHWSPTKNEIVFSSDRSGNYDIWKIDLGKGNLTRLTTEPGNDYFPAFSSDGSKLAYVSERNSAAGLYILESASEPKLLVHSKEKLFSPAWHPNGKQVIFNSLLPQGSQLELVALGGGDWQTLSDKSEDVFPFKASWISDTEYLYTANGQILRASLSERKTTRITFQAEVILNRKKYVTKVRDFDSKKPQAVQGIRSPMVSPDGKSIVFTALGDLWIYTKGTKKPIQITNDIFIDIDPVWSPDGKKLAYTSDKKGNMDLYVRDLVTGKDSCMLDAPDNLKFPSWSQDGSKLAFYQADPKSLGKNVLNILDLATGKSNTIYGALFEGSQPSWSSDGKYIVISSLEAYSTRFREGLSKILIIPIDKSPSRFVSPVPERTLTTRGKNGPVISPDGSKIAYILDNILWIVPVDPQLNIVGPPKRLTNELAEAPSWSGDSQNIVFLATDVLKEVSVTGGEVRIINMPFTWQEKQPEGQFVIHAGKVFDGRSEKYLENVDVLIEGNRIKKITPHRVGAYGNVKIVDASKQVLIPGLFEMHTHQNAQMGEKGGRLWLAYGITSIREPGTDPYDALERKESWNSGKRLGPRTFFTGGHMEGSRIYYNRSTSNVGGGQLDLELNRAVKLGYDMIKTYVGLPDNLQQRVTEFAHANGLPVTSHEIYPAVGNAVDGVEHMGATSRRGYSPKLTAMNNTYQDVQQLLIKSGMYITPTVSLHGGFTALAKSDSAFFSHWQYGNFFTEKLKTDLQGSATRMSESTYSNVEKTLYNLVKSGAKVTLGTDSPIIPSGFSFHAELQSWVKAGLSPFETLRAATLWSAQEIGVEKDLGTIEPGKVADILLVEGDPLTNIKDVLKIKGVYKNGEFFDQKRLKSGI; this is encoded by the coding sequence ATGTGTAAAAAACTAAACCTTTTAAAGATTTTCTTTTTGCTTCTGATTTTTACTGAGTCAAAAGCCATCGTATCGGATTCAATTCATATTACACTTACAGAAGGAACGAACATGGCTATCGCACTCTCGCCGGATAAAAAAAGCATTGCAATGGATATACAAGGAACCATCTGGCTTCTACCTGTTGGAGGCGGAAAGGCGATAGCCTTAACGGATGCGCTGGGAGATTGCCGTCAGCCGACCTGGTCAGCGGATGGCAACCAGATCGCCTTTCAATCTTATAGGGATGGCAATTTTCATATCTGGAAAATTAATAAAGATGGAAGTGGTTTAACACAGCTGACTTTTGGAGTATATCACGACCGTGAACCACATTGGTCGCCAACAAAAAATGAAATCGTTTTTTCCTCTGACCGAAGTGGAAATTATGACATCTGGAAAATTGATCTGGGAAAAGGTAATCTGACAAGGCTTACCACAGAGCCGGGTAATGATTATTTTCCGGCTTTTTCGTCCGACGGTTCGAAACTGGCCTATGTTTCTGAGCGCAATTCTGCTGCGGGCTTGTATATTCTTGAATCAGCAAGTGAGCCTAAATTACTGGTTCATAGTAAAGAAAAGTTATTTTCTCCCGCGTGGCATCCGAACGGAAAGCAGGTTATTTTTAATAGTCTTTTGCCACAGGGAAGTCAGCTGGAATTGGTAGCATTGGGTGGAGGCGACTGGCAAACTTTATCGGATAAATCGGAAGATGTATTTCCTTTTAAAGCGAGCTGGATTTCGGATACTGAATATTTGTACACCGCGAACGGCCAGATACTTCGTGCAAGTTTGAGTGAAAGGAAAACGACAAGGATAACTTTTCAAGCCGAAGTTATTTTAAACCGTAAAAAATATGTAACAAAGGTCCGGGATTTTGATTCAAAAAAACCACAGGCAGTTCAGGGAATCAGAAGTCCGATGGTTTCTCCCGATGGGAAAAGTATTGTTTTTACTGCCTTAGGTGATTTGTGGATTTATACAAAAGGAACAAAAAAACCTATCCAGATTACTAATGATATATTTATTGATATTGATCCGGTCTGGTCGCCTGATGGAAAGAAACTAGCTTACACCAGCGACAAAAAAGGAAATATGGACCTGTACGTCAGGGATCTGGTGACGGGAAAGGATTCTTGCATGCTGGATGCGCCTGATAACTTAAAGTTTCCTTCCTGGTCACAGGATGGATCAAAACTTGCTTTTTATCAGGCTGATCCAAAATCGCTCGGTAAGAATGTGCTCAACATACTGGACCTGGCCACTGGCAAAAGCAATACCATTTATGGTGCGCTTTTTGAAGGGTCGCAGCCAAGCTGGTCATCGGATGGAAAATATATTGTGATTTCTTCTCTTGAAGCATATTCCACAAGATTCAGGGAAGGGTTAAGTAAAATCCTGATAATTCCGATTGATAAATCTCCGTCCCGTTTTGTGTCGCCTGTTCCGGAACGTACACTGACAACAAGAGGAAAAAATGGTCCGGTTATTTCTCCTGACGGCTCCAAAATCGCCTATATTCTTGATAATATTTTGTGGATTGTCCCGGTTGATCCACAATTAAATATTGTTGGTCCACCAAAAAGATTAACAAATGAGCTTGCGGAAGCTCCTAGCTGGTCCGGCGATTCCCAAAATATCGTGTTTCTGGCGACAGATGTTTTGAAAGAAGTTTCGGTAACTGGTGGTGAAGTCAGGATTATCAATATGCCTTTTACCTGGCAGGAAAAACAGCCGGAAGGGCAGTTTGTTATTCACGCGGGAAAAGTTTTTGACGGCCGGTCAGAAAAATATCTGGAAAATGTTGACGTGCTTATCGAAGGTAATCGTATTAAAAAGATTACACCGCACCGTGTTGGCGCCTATGGAAATGTAAAGATTGTTGACGCTTCAAAGCAAGTATTGATTCCGGGACTTTTTGAAATGCACACGCACCAAAATGCGCAAATGGGTGAAAAAGGCGGAAGACTTTGGCTGGCGTACGGAATTACTTCTATCCGCGAGCCGGGTACAGATCCTTATGACGCGCTGGAAAGAAAAGAATCCTGGAATAGCGGAAAAAGACTGGGCCCGCGTACGTTTTTCACAGGCGGACACATGGAAGGAAGCCGGATTTATTACAACAGAAGTACGAGTAATGTGGGCGGAGGACAGCTGGATCTGGAATTAAACCGTGCTGTAAAGCTTGGTTATGATATGATCAAAACTTACGTTGGTTTGCCTGATAATCTTCAACAAAGAGTAACCGAATTTGCCCATGCTAACGGATTGCCTGTAACATCACACGAGATTTATCCCGCAGTGGGAAATGCTGTGGATGGTGTGGAACATATGGGTGCTACGAGCAGAAGAGGGTATTCTCCCAAGCTGACGGCCATGAATAATACTTATCAGGATGTGCAGCAACTTCTTATTAAATCGGGAATGTACATAACGCCGACAGTTTCGCTTCATGGCGGTTTTACCGCTTTGGCAAAAAGTGATTCTGCATTTTTTAGTCACTGGCAATATGGAAATTTCTTCACTGAAAAGTTAAAAACAGATCTTCAGGGATCGGCCACCAGAATGAGCGAAAGTACTTATTCCAATGTTGAAAAGACTTTGTATAATCTTGTTAAATCGGGTGCAAAAGTTACTTTGGGTACGGATTCGCCTATTATTCCATCAGGGTTTAGTTTTCATGCGGAATTGCAAAGCTGGGTCAAAGCCGGTTTGTCGCCATTTGAAACTTTACGAGCTGCTACCTTATGGTCTGCACAGGAAATAGGTGTGGAAAAAGATCTGGGAACGATTGAGCCCGGAAAAGTGGCGGATATATTACTTGTTGAAGGAGATCCGCTGACGAATATCAAAGATGTTCTCAAAATCAAAGGTGTGTATAAAAACGGAGAGTTTTTTGATCAGAAAAGGTTGAAATCCGGTATCTGA
- a CDS encoding LuxR C-terminal-related transcriptional regulator encodes MTRILILIKNDFFRLGIAASIKEYAGNVYIEEADSWESIPALMRKSYFDVLIVDIRLSNLTNLNSFEGLRRIQPSIKILVLGEENEKVWALPYLKKGVDGICLKTMTKHEFQSAFNTIIKGRKYMDDGLTDFLLKGMVDHDLINLLSVRESEIMQLLLKGFRTAEIARELKLAPSTISTVKFKIYRKMQVTNVVDLMNKVETFQSIA; translated from the coding sequence ATGACAAGGATATTAATTTTAATTAAAAACGACTTTTTCCGATTGGGAATTGCAGCTTCTATTAAGGAGTATGCGGGCAATGTATATATTGAAGAAGCAGATAGCTGGGAAAGTATTCCCGCACTTATGAGGAAATCATATTTTGATGTCCTGATCGTTGATATTCGCCTATCGAACCTGACTAACTTAAACAGTTTTGAAGGACTCAGAAGGATTCAGCCTTCAATTAAAATACTGGTTCTTGGTGAAGAAAATGAGAAAGTATGGGCTCTTCCTTATTTGAAAAAAGGTGTGGACGGAATTTGTCTGAAAACCATGACCAAACATGAATTCCAATCCGCGTTTAATACGATTATCAAAGGTCGCAAATATATGGACGACGGACTTACGGATTTTCTGCTTAAAGGAATGGTTGATCATGATCTTATAAATCTGCTTTCGGTCCGTGAATCTGAAATTATGCAATTACTTTTAAAAGGGTTTCGAACAGCTGAAATTGCCCGCGAATTGAAACTGGCGCCCTCGACGATCAGTACTGTAAAATTTAAGATTTATCGTAAAATGCAGGTTACCAACGTCGTGGATCTTATGAATAAAGTTGAAACATTTCAATCCATTGCATAA
- a CDS encoding response regulator transcription factor: MNILIIEDHPLIRMGLGQLISDTDPKANVTQSDSFPAGLGLLDKEKFDLLILDIDIPGGENIRMMEMVRQRQPDILILIHSGYDEQVYALPYMQAGADGFLSKQASHDEFQAAYKALMNRGKYVSYRIQQTLLNNLGDNNSKKLKNPIMTLSPREMLVMQLLTEGKWTKEIASILKVKENTISTYKRRIFDKLEVSDEIELSKKVSLLKNF; the protein is encoded by the coding sequence ATGAATATTTTAATTATTGAAGATCATCCTTTAATACGCATGGGCCTCGGACAGCTTATTTCTGATACAGATCCCAAAGCAAATGTGACACAATCAGACAGTTTTCCCGCAGGCTTGGGACTTTTAGATAAGGAGAAATTCGATTTATTGATTCTTGATATTGACATTCCGGGAGGAGAAAATATCAGAATGATGGAAATGGTGCGCCAGCGGCAACCGGATATACTTATCCTGATACACTCCGGATATGACGAACAAGTTTACGCGCTTCCGTATATGCAGGCAGGTGCAGATGGATTTCTCTCCAAACAGGCATCACACGATGAATTTCAAGCCGCGTATAAAGCCTTGATGAACAGAGGAAAATATGTGAGCTATCGCATTCAGCAAACATTATTGAACAATCTGGGAGATAATAATTCCAAAAAGCTTAAAAATCCTATCATGACGCTGTCTCCACGCGAAATGCTTGTCATGCAGCTTTTAACAGAAGGCAAATGGACAAAAGAAATTGCCTCCATTTTAAAAGTTAAAGAAAATACGATAAGTACTTACAAACGAAGGATTTTTGACAAACTCGAAGTATCAGATGAAATTGAGTTATCCAAAAAGGTTTCTCTTTTGAAAAATTTCTGA
- a CDS encoding amine oxidase gives MSNQKIENPFKSFWMAGFECTDQLNAFGNRVDFLHVTSHLELIQQDYQNLGTFNIKTVREGLRWSQVEKTPHIYDFSTFQIMLEAGKKNGIQQIWDICHFGFPDDLSPVHPHFTGRFAALCRAFATFYKSLGYSEPLIVTPINEVSFMSWLGGDVAGTSPYCHHNGWEVKYSYMRAYIAGVKALKEIDPTIRILTTEPLVNIVAKRDASPWEIQDAKNHHELQYQSLDMLSGRICPELGGKPEYLDILGFNYYYNNQWILNPHQILGWNDPVPHPYLRELSDLLHEAHMRYNRPIVLAETSHPGKDRPLWIKYISTQVLKILKEEIPFWGVCIYPVIDRPNWDHLDDWHNSGLWDMDPAISIKSRILHQPSAKALTEGQELISVELQKAFNQKSFSVQEDEAFAL, from the coding sequence ATGTCTAATCAAAAGATCGAAAATCCGTTTAAATCGTTCTGGATGGCTGGATTTGAATGTACAGATCAATTAAATGCTTTTGGAAACCGTGTTGATTTTCTTCACGTAACCTCACATCTTGAACTTATACAGCAGGATTATCAAAATCTGGGGACATTTAATATTAAGACAGTTCGTGAAGGCTTGCGATGGAGCCAGGTTGAAAAAACACCTCATATTTACGATTTCAGCACTTTCCAAATAATGCTTGAAGCAGGGAAGAAAAACGGTATTCAGCAAATCTGGGATATTTGTCATTTTGGATTTCCTGATGATTTAAGTCCTGTTCATCCGCATTTTACCGGAAGATTTGCGGCGCTGTGCCGTGCTTTTGCAACATTCTATAAGTCCTTGGGATACAGTGAGCCTCTAATTGTAACACCAATTAATGAAGTGAGTTTCATGTCCTGGCTTGGTGGTGACGTAGCCGGAACTTCTCCTTATTGTCACCACAATGGATGGGAAGTTAAGTATTCTTATATGCGAGCATATATTGCTGGCGTTAAAGCTCTTAAAGAGATAGATCCCACAATAAGAATTTTGACAACAGAACCCTTGGTTAATATTGTCGCAAAGCGGGATGCCTCTCCCTGGGAAATCCAGGATGCCAAAAATCATCACGAGTTGCAATACCAATCACTGGATATGTTGAGCGGCAGGATTTGTCCTGAACTGGGAGGAAAGCCGGAATATCTGGATATTCTTGGGTTTAATTATTATTACAATAATCAATGGATTCTTAATCCGCATCAGATCCTTGGCTGGAATGATCCTGTGCCTCATCCTTATTTACGCGAGCTTTCGGATTTGCTTCATGAAGCGCATATGCGTTACAATAGGCCAATTGTTTTGGCAGAAACCAGTCATCCCGGCAAAGATCGTCCACTTTGGATTAAATACATTTCCACACAGGTTTTGAAAATATTGAAGGAAGAAATTCCTTTTTGGGGAGTCTGTATTTATCCTGTAATAGACCGGCCGAACTGGGATCATCTGGACGACTGGCATAATTCCGGATTATGGGATATGGATCCGGCTATTAGCATTAAGAGCCGCATTTTACATCAGCCTTCTGCAAAAGCCTTAACCGAGGGGCAGGAGTTAATATCTGTTGAATTGCAAAAGGCTTTCAATCAGAAAAGTTTTAGTGTTCAGGAAGACGAAGCATTTGCTCTTTGA